In one window of Poriferisphaera corsica DNA:
- a CDS encoding RNA polymerase sigma factor produces MTSTQADNTADLELLALYREKGDAQAFDAIMRRYSALVYNTCSRVLTDRSLAEDATQETFYRLMRKPEQVSRCLPAWLHRAATHLCLDMLRSNTARRSREQAYQAELERKRNLTPAEWADVFPQLDQTIADMPEEMRIILIDHFLMGKSQRELSETHHLSPATMSRRMKHAIEELRKKLQSRGIVMSISPLLILLTQYEAQAVPLTLATQLGKLSLFSSTTSSAATASVAAATSGIWVKTSLTVVGGFVIGLAAIGLIGIGNKEPNIKATTVISDDNYQTPQIMLTKQPDDTTTSALESTSSKSLHNRYMDMTASNTDTIYLAIHNPSINLASDIICYIQAPKPGDEMISITYADSHTQTLSTEEVNRLILTQEKRTLNDLLKDDSIPSIIY; encoded by the coding sequence ATGACAAGTACTCAAGCCGATAATACCGCTGACTTGGAGTTGCTCGCACTTTACCGCGAGAAAGGGGACGCACAAGCGTTCGATGCAATCATGCGGCGATACTCCGCGCTGGTTTACAATACCTGTTCACGAGTTCTCACGGATCGCTCTCTTGCAGAAGACGCGACCCAAGAAACATTTTATCGGCTGATGCGAAAACCCGAGCAGGTTTCTCGCTGTCTGCCGGCCTGGCTTCATCGAGCAGCTACCCATCTTTGTTTGGATATGCTTCGCTCCAATACAGCTCGCCGCTCGCGTGAGCAAGCGTATCAAGCTGAGTTGGAACGAAAGCGAAACTTAACACCAGCTGAATGGGCGGACGTTTTCCCACAACTCGATCAAACGATCGCAGACATGCCTGAGGAAATGCGCATCATTCTGATTGATCACTTCCTGATGGGCAAATCGCAACGGGAACTTTCTGAAACACATCATCTCTCCCCCGCAACCATGTCCCGGCGTATGAAGCATGCAATTGAAGAATTACGTAAGAAGTTGCAATCTCGTGGCATCGTCATGTCAATATCACCATTATTAATTCTTCTCACACAATACGAAGCTCAAGCGGTTCCATTAACTTTGGCCACACAACTTGGCAAACTGTCACTTTTCTCCTCGACAACATCATCAGCAGCTACAGCCTCTGTAGCCGCTGCAACATCAGGTATTTGGGTGAAAACTTCTCTGACAGTTGTCGGAGGATTTGTGATTGGCTTAGCTGCAATCGGGCTCATTGGTATCGGCAACAAAGAACCAAACATCAAAGCAACAACCGTTATCAGCGATGATAACTATCAAACCCCGCAAATCATGCTCACAAAACAGCCTGATGACACAACCACTTCTGCCCTAGAATCAACGTCATCAAAATCACTTCACAACCGTTACATGGATATGACAGCATCTAACACAGACACGATCTACCTCGCAATACATAACCCATCAATCAATCTAGCCAGTGATATTATTTGTTATATCCAAGCGCCTAAGCCCGGTGATGAAATGATCTCCATCACTTACGCCGATAGCCATACCCAAACACTTAGTACTGAAGAAGTCAATCGCCTCATTCTTACTCAGGAAAAACGCACACTCAACGATCTTCTTAAAGATGACAGCATCCCCTCCATTATTTATTAA
- a CDS encoding SDR family oxidoreductase, protein MKILVTGATGYIGGRLVPKLLAAGHQVRILVRDASRISERDWTDQVEIAEGNLFDRESMTQALTGIEAAYYLVHSMWEGKGFETKDREAANLFVSICQEQIEQGANQLTHIVYLGGLQPAPDRQSRLPVVVSRHLQSRAEVGQILRDGLPDLVTEFRAGPVIGSGSASFEMVRYLTERLPVMVAPRWISNPVHPISIRNILDYLVAAVACEPVGIVDVGADRLTFKQMMNIYAKVRGLRRIIIPVPVLTPGLASHWVGLVTPIPNKLARPLIEGVIEPLNLQNNQAEKCFPEITVMKYEEAVRRAIHRIEESDVDTRWSDALNLKDLPAEVAELKDWEGISTEVRRIQVNASAEQIYRVVSSLGGETGWLVWEWAWWIRGALDRAVGGPGLRRGRRDPHRVLPGEAIDFWRVELVEEPRLLRLRAEMKLPGKAWLQWDIKPEDNQTCTLIQTAMFEPKGLLGTLYWYSLYPIHRFIFTDMIEAIAKHAESKTS, encoded by the coding sequence TTGAAGATACTCGTCACTGGGGCCACAGGTTATATTGGTGGAAGGCTGGTGCCTAAGCTATTGGCTGCAGGGCACCAAGTGCGCATATTGGTGCGTGATGCTTCACGCATTTCGGAGAGAGATTGGACAGATCAAGTTGAAATTGCAGAGGGTAATCTGTTTGATCGAGAAAGTATGACCCAAGCACTGACAGGCATCGAAGCGGCTTATTATTTAGTTCATTCGATGTGGGAGGGTAAAGGTTTTGAAACCAAAGATCGTGAGGCCGCTAATCTTTTTGTTTCGATATGTCAGGAACAGATTGAGCAAGGGGCGAATCAACTCACACATATTGTGTATCTAGGCGGGTTACAACCTGCGCCCGATCGGCAATCACGATTGCCCGTTGTCGTGAGTCGGCATCTGCAAAGTCGTGCTGAGGTAGGACAGATTTTGCGTGATGGATTGCCAGATCTCGTGACAGAATTTCGTGCTGGCCCTGTTATTGGTTCTGGCAGTGCATCTTTTGAGATGGTTCGTTATCTTACCGAGCGTCTTCCTGTTATGGTCGCACCACGATGGATATCCAATCCTGTACATCCAATCAGCATTCGAAACATTCTTGATTATCTAGTTGCAGCAGTGGCATGTGAACCTGTTGGTATTGTAGATGTCGGTGCAGATCGCCTCACCTTTAAGCAGATGATGAATATCTATGCGAAAGTTAGAGGATTGCGCCGTATTATCATCCCTGTTCCTGTTCTAACACCTGGGCTTGCATCTCATTGGGTTGGTCTGGTCACTCCTATCCCCAATAAACTTGCAAGACCATTGATTGAAGGCGTGATTGAGCCGCTTAATCTTCAAAATAATCAAGCAGAAAAATGTTTCCCAGAAATTACCGTGATGAAGTATGAGGAAGCTGTACGTCGCGCGATTCATCGAATTGAAGAAAGTGATGTCGATACGCGTTGGAGTGATGCACTTAATCTGAAGGATTTGCCTGCGGAGGTTGCTGAGCTCAAAGACTGGGAAGGGATAAGCACCGAGGTTAGGCGAATTCAGGTGAATGCATCGGCTGAACAGATCTATCGTGTGGTTAGTTCTCTGGGAGGTGAGACAGGCTGGCTTGTTTGGGAATGGGCTTGGTGGATTCGTGGTGCACTAGATCGTGCTGTAGGTGGGCCTGGCTTGCGTCGTGGTAGGCGTGACCCGCATCGAGTTTTGCCTGGCGAAGCAATTGATTTTTGGCGTGTTGAATTAGTTGAAGAACCGCGGTTATTACGACTTCGTGCAGAAATGAAACTTCCAGGCAAGGCATGGCTGCAATGGGACATCAAACCTGAGGACAATCAAACCTGCACACTTATACAGACCGCAATGTTTGAACCCAAAGGTTTGCTCGGCACCCTCTATTGGTACTCACTCTATCCAATTCATCGATTCATTTTTACCGATATGATCGAAGCAATCGCAAAACATGCAGAATCAAAAACCAGTTAA
- the pdxH gene encoding pyridoxamine 5'-phosphate oxidase — protein MRMSIDAMRRDFDMGSLRKRDANADPIEQFRKWFDEALTANKGEWFEPNAMTLATVDPSGMPDARIVLMKSFDQRGFVFYTNYRSTKGQQLEEHPYATLVFYWPALERQVKILGGVSKVSEEQSDEYFLSRPKGSQLGAMASEQSKPIANRKVLESELETLEDLFADREIERPEEWGGYCVKPVKIEFWQGRTNRLHDRLLYSQDEQGAWSIQRISP, from the coding sequence TTGAGAATGTCGATAGATGCGATGCGACGAGACTTTGACATGGGTTCATTACGAAAACGGGATGCAAATGCAGATCCGATCGAGCAATTTCGTAAGTGGTTTGATGAAGCGTTGACTGCTAATAAAGGTGAATGGTTTGAGCCGAATGCGATGACGCTGGCAACGGTTGATCCGTCGGGAATGCCGGACGCTCGAATTGTGCTGATGAAATCGTTTGATCAGAGAGGGTTTGTATTTTATACAAACTATCGTTCAACCAAAGGACAGCAACTGGAAGAGCACCCATACGCAACGTTGGTTTTTTATTGGCCTGCGCTTGAAAGACAAGTCAAGATCTTAGGTGGCGTGAGTAAGGTTTCAGAAGAACAATCGGATGAGTATTTCTTAAGTCGGCCGAAGGGGTCGCAACTTGGAGCCATGGCATCAGAACAGAGTAAACCTATCGCGAATCGCAAGGTCTTAGAGTCTGAACTCGAAACACTTGAAGATCTATTTGCGGATAGAGAAATTGAGCGGCCAGAAGAATGGGGTGGATATTGTGTAAAGCCGGTCAAAATTGAATTTTGGCAGGGCAGAACCAATCGGCTGCATGATCGTTTACTGTATTCACAGGATGAACAAGGCGCATGGTCAATACAAAGAATATCGCCATGA
- a CDS encoding SOS response-associated peptidase, protein MCGRYVLTHEERALEAMLKVALSFYLKPRYNIAPTQPIPIARTDLDTKKREIAYAYWGLIPSWTKDPSIGTKMINARAETLREKPSFRGLYKLKRCLIPASGFYEWKQIVKGKKTPHYIKMLDDSLFAFAGLWDTYLDPGGAEVDTVTIITTKANEIVGELHERMPVIVPREKYNQWLDADNQTAKGLDSILAPYPADEMTYYPVSTEVNSAARDEPSFISPTSLFG, encoded by the coding sequence ATGTGTGGACGATATGTATTAACACATGAAGAACGAGCACTTGAAGCGATGCTTAAGGTGGCGTTATCGTTTTACTTAAAGCCGAGATATAACATTGCGCCAACACAGCCCATACCTATAGCTCGGACGGATCTTGACACCAAAAAACGTGAGATTGCGTATGCGTATTGGGGGTTGATCCCTTCATGGACGAAGGACCCGTCAATCGGAACGAAAATGATTAATGCGCGTGCGGAAACGTTACGTGAAAAACCATCATTTCGCGGGCTTTATAAACTGAAGCGGTGCTTGATACCGGCCTCGGGATTTTATGAATGGAAACAGATCGTTAAGGGCAAAAAAACGCCGCATTATATCAAAATGCTGGATGACTCACTTTTTGCTTTCGCGGGCTTGTGGGACACATATTTGGATCCGGGCGGAGCTGAGGTGGATACGGTCACGATCATCACAACAAAGGCGAATGAAATTGTTGGCGAGTTGCATGAACGGATGCCTGTGATTGTACCCCGCGAAAAATATAACCAATGGTTAGACGCGGATAATCAGACGGCGAAAGGTTTAGATAGTATTTTAGCGCCCTACCCTGCTGATGAGATGACATATTACCCTGTATCCACGGAAGTTAATTCGGCTGCGCGTGACGAACCGTCATTCATCTCTCCGACATCACTATTTGGTTAG
- a CDS encoding pseudouridine synthase, whose translation MTQSDNTFRRNAPVKKGAESIADMITRNEADRKAAKKKANQKEAAAKSATPSKAPGNTKKKTSKKKTAKQKSNSYTDASRGIRLQKAMAEAGVASRRDCEALIEQGRVMVNGEKVTTLPAWVDPEKDRIEVFGEPINTPKLKATKGRKFYVMLNKPKGVISTNDDPEGRRRVIDLVNIPGNPRLFPVGRLDADSTGLILLTNDGEMANKLTHPRYEIIKQYQVKIKGRLTEEDAARMKKGLFLANQSATSWNAPKSKKASALSVKILGVERDRFRGDRTTIGISLKEGQNREIRRLLAQLGYNVRKLKRVGIGPLRLKGVANGSFRLLTAHEISALKKATHTKK comes from the coding sequence ATGACTCAATCAGATAATACGTTCCGTCGCAATGCGCCTGTTAAAAAAGGTGCTGAATCTATTGCGGATATGATCACGCGCAATGAGGCGGATCGAAAAGCTGCTAAGAAAAAAGCGAACCAAAAAGAAGCTGCAGCAAAAAGCGCGACCCCAAGTAAAGCACCGGGGAATACCAAAAAGAAGACATCGAAAAAGAAAACTGCTAAGCAGAAATCCAACAGTTATACCGATGCTTCACGTGGCATACGTTTGCAGAAGGCGATGGCAGAGGCTGGTGTGGCGTCTCGGCGCGATTGTGAGGCGTTAATTGAGCAGGGGCGGGTCATGGTCAATGGCGAAAAAGTAACGACGTTACCGGCTTGGGTTGATCCGGAAAAAGATCGGATTGAAGTATTTGGGGAGCCAATCAATACGCCCAAACTGAAAGCAACAAAGGGGCGGAAATTTTATGTGATGCTGAACAAGCCGAAGGGTGTGATTTCCACGAATGACGACCCGGAAGGTCGACGTCGTGTGATTGATCTTGTCAACATCCCCGGCAATCCAAGACTGTTTCCTGTGGGCCGACTGGATGCGGATTCAACCGGCCTGATCTTGCTGACCAATGATGGTGAGATGGCGAACAAATTAACGCACCCGCGGTATGAGATCATCAAGCAATATCAGGTAAAGATTAAAGGGCGGCTGACAGAAGAAGATGCTGCTCGAATGAAAAAAGGGTTGTTCCTTGCCAACCAATCGGCTACTTCGTGGAACGCGCCAAAATCGAAAAAAGCATCGGCCTTGTCTGTCAAAATTTTGGGGGTTGAGCGCGACCGATTCCGCGGTGACCGGACGACCATTGGTATTTCATTGAAAGAAGGTCAAAACCGCGAAATCCGTAGGCTACTAGCCCAGCTTGGTTATAACGTACGGAAATTGAAGCGTGTTGGGATTGGGCCATTAAGGTTGAAGGGTGTCGCGAACGGTTCATTCAGACTGTTAACAGCTCATGAAATTTCTGCTTTGAAAAAAGCAACACACACCAAAAAATAG
- the lptB gene encoding LPS export ABC transporter ATP-binding protein, which translates to MYILKVNNLMKTFTGRTVVNDVSFDVSEREIVGLLGRNGAGKTTSFRMTVGMLTPDSGQIIFDGQDVTKLAMYQRAQRGMGYLSQEPSIFQRLSVQDNLMAILETRPLTRAQQREKAEELMTQFDLTKTRKQPARTLSGGERRKLEIARALITEPQLILLDEPFSGVDPVAVEDLQREIRRLRDEQNIAMLVTDHNVQHILSVCDRVYVIFEGNVFAEGTPKEIINNEQVRKLYLGSTFKGDEFD; encoded by the coding sequence ATGTATATTCTGAAAGTCAACAACTTGATGAAGACGTTCACGGGCCGCACGGTCGTGAATGATGTGTCGTTTGATGTATCCGAACGTGAGATCGTCGGATTGCTGGGGCGTAATGGTGCGGGGAAGACAACGAGCTTTAGGATGACGGTGGGAATGCTGACGCCGGACTCGGGGCAAATCATTTTTGATGGTCAAGATGTAACAAAGCTGGCGATGTATCAACGAGCGCAGCGGGGGATGGGGTATCTATCTCAGGAGCCTTCGATTTTCCAGCGGCTGTCGGTTCAGGATAATTTGATGGCTATTTTGGAGACACGGCCATTAACACGGGCTCAGCAGCGTGAGAAGGCTGAAGAGCTGATGACGCAGTTTGATCTAACGAAGACGAGGAAACAGCCGGCAAGAACATTGTCGGGCGGTGAACGCCGCAAGTTGGAGATTGCGAGAGCGCTGATTACGGAGCCGCAATTGATTCTACTGGACGAGCCGTTTAGTGGGGTGGATCCGGTGGCGGTTGAGGATTTACAGCGTGAGATTCGGCGGCTGAGAGATGAGCAGAATATTGCGATGCTGGTCACAGACCATAACGTGCAACATATTTTGTCGGTGTGTGATCGGGTGTATGTGATTTTCGAGGGGAATGTGTTCGCAGAGGGAACACCCAAAGAGATTATCAATAATGAGCAAGTGAGGAAGCTGTACCTCGGTTCGACGTTTAAAGGTGATGAATTCGATTAA
- a CDS encoding serine hydrolase: protein MPAASRFLSITALATSLLVGCVTQESVNMKSANPSSASTQSTPLVPPARPEISTGHLQTLMQSTPEKFVPILATPETFRAQALLSIIQPDGSITRHGYRLDAEYFYPASTIKAFASVAALIRLHELNQQDNISLTPQTPLAIHPLFSDETYQFEDAFNLNEGKKTIEHEIRRTLLVSSNSAFNHLFEFVGQQRINELANEYGLDQTFYMHRLAEFRSIAENQTSPQIDFHLPKDKIHTVPVRKSSLVFENTLPGTKIGVGFQNADGSITPGPLDFKNKNRASLRDLQDVLIKIACPNVDLGTPPFKLTDADRQILLDALSTYPLNSKSPKYTKEDIGNWYGDAQFIPGLLRIDPDRDNWLVYEKSGQAWATTLENAVIIHKPTGITFALTASIYTNKRNILNTDDYEYKFADAFFEDLGEVVAKSLIKQ, encoded by the coding sequence ATGCCCGCAGCATCTCGCTTTTTGTCTATCACCGCTTTAGCCACCTCACTTCTCGTCGGCTGCGTCACACAGGAATCCGTTAATATGAAATCTGCGAACCCTTCTTCCGCATCCACACAATCCACACCCCTCGTCCCCCCCGCGCGTCCAGAGATCAGCACAGGCCATCTCCAAACGCTCATGCAATCCACACCAGAAAAATTCGTACCCATCCTCGCAACACCCGAAACCTTTCGTGCTCAAGCACTCCTCTCCATCATCCAACCCGATGGCTCCATCACCCGCCACGGCTACCGTCTAGATGCCGAATATTTCTATCCTGCTTCCACCATCAAAGCCTTCGCTTCTGTTGCCGCACTCATTCGCCTCCATGAACTCAATCAGCAAGACAACATCTCACTCACTCCGCAAACTCCCTTGGCGATCCATCCACTTTTCTCCGATGAAACCTACCAGTTCGAGGATGCTTTCAACCTCAACGAAGGCAAGAAGACCATCGAACACGAGATCCGCCGTACGCTACTTGTTTCTTCCAACTCCGCCTTCAATCACCTTTTCGAGTTTGTCGGTCAGCAGCGCATCAACGAACTCGCCAACGAATACGGCCTCGATCAAACCTTCTACATGCACCGCCTCGCAGAATTCCGTTCAATTGCTGAAAATCAAACCTCACCGCAAATCGATTTCCATCTCCCGAAAGATAAAATCCACACCGTTCCTGTCCGGAAAAGTTCACTCGTATTCGAAAACACGCTCCCCGGCACAAAAATCGGTGTAGGCTTCCAAAATGCCGATGGCTCCATCACTCCCGGCCCACTCGATTTTAAAAATAAAAACCGCGCCTCACTCCGTGATCTGCAAGATGTTCTCATCAAAATCGCATGCCCCAACGTCGACCTCGGCACACCTCCCTTCAAACTAACCGACGCTGACCGCCAAATTCTATTAGACGCCCTCAGCACCTACCCACTCAACTCCAAATCACCTAAATACACCAAAGAAGACATAGGCAATTGGTACGGTGACGCACAGTTCATTCCAGGCCTCCTCCGCATCGATCCCGATCGCGATAATTGGCTTGTCTACGAAAAATCCGGCCAAGCTTGGGCCACAACCCTCGAAAACGCAGTCATCATCCACAAACCCACCGGCATCACCTTCGCTCTCACTGCCTCCATCTACACCAATAAACGCAATATCCTCAACACCGATGATTACGAATACAAATTCGCCGACGCTTTCTTCGAAGACCTTGGCGAAGTCGTAGCCAAATCCCTCATCAAACAGTAA
- a CDS encoding glycosyltransferase family 4 protein produces MPEDSQELNILIVADNASATFGGEAILPLHYFSFLRKQNHNTHLLVHERCKNELTALFPNDLDRLHFIPDTFLHKFFWRLGMPLPYRIRNFTTELITNLLTQFLQRRRAKQLIKTHQINIVHQPTPVSPKQPSFLFSLAPKNQTKIILGPMNGGMDYPSAFKSRNKNAKLESTFIKTARLFSALANTIIPGKLHVNLLLVANQRTHDALPANVKRKLHEQIIHLHENAVIPEHWPPIDWSLKAFPEKHNNLPTLNIVFLGRLQFLKAVDTLIDAIQQIRDRAHITLHIIGDGEARSSLEQQTQSLNLTSQITFHGFIPQQQCASILQNAHALCLPSIHECGGAVVLEAMCMQLPTIVADWGGPADYVTPNTGFKIPVTSRDTLVIGIADALLNLANNPSLVQTLGEAGRQRVLSEFNWPNKINQILNLYQSLMTDQR; encoded by the coding sequence ATGCCTGAAGATTCACAAGAACTAAACATCCTTATCGTCGCCGACAACGCTTCCGCAACCTTCGGCGGCGAAGCCATCCTGCCGCTTCACTACTTTTCATTCCTTCGCAAGCAAAACCACAACACCCATCTCCTCGTCCACGAACGATGCAAGAATGAACTCACCGCTCTCTTCCCAAATGATCTTGATCGCCTTCACTTCATCCCCGATACTTTCCTTCACAAATTTTTCTGGCGACTCGGCATGCCCCTCCCTTATCGCATCCGCAACTTCACCACAGAGCTCATCACGAATCTCCTGACGCAATTCCTCCAACGCCGACGCGCTAAACAACTCATCAAAACCCATCAGATCAACATCGTCCACCAGCCCACGCCAGTCTCTCCCAAACAACCCTCCTTCTTATTCTCACTGGCACCAAAAAATCAAACTAAAATTATTCTTGGCCCTATGAATGGCGGTATGGACTACCCGTCTGCATTCAAATCACGTAATAAAAACGCGAAACTCGAATCCACATTCATTAAAACGGCTCGTCTATTCAGCGCTTTGGCTAACACCATCATACCCGGCAAACTCCACGTCAACCTTCTCCTCGTTGCAAACCAGCGCACCCACGACGCGCTCCCCGCCAACGTGAAACGCAAACTGCACGAGCAAATTATCCATCTCCACGAAAACGCAGTCATCCCCGAACATTGGCCACCCATCGACTGGTCATTAAAAGCATTTCCTGAAAAGCACAACAACCTCCCCACACTCAACATCGTCTTTCTAGGCCGTCTTCAATTCCTCAAAGCCGTTGACACACTCATCGACGCCATTCAACAAATCCGCGATCGCGCTCATATCACACTCCACATCATCGGCGACGGTGAAGCCCGGTCTTCCCTCGAACAGCAAACCCAGTCCCTCAATCTGACATCCCAAATTACCTTTCATGGCTTCATCCCTCAGCAACAATGCGCATCCATCCTTCAGAACGCCCACGCACTCTGCCTGCCCAGCATCCATGAATGTGGCGGCGCTGTTGTTCTCGAAGCCATGTGTATGCAGCTCCCAACCATCGTTGCCGACTGGGGCGGTCCCGCCGATTACGTCACGCCAAACACAGGCTTCAAAATCCCCGTCACCTCACGCGATACCCTCGTCATCGGCATCGCCGACGCGCTGCTCAACCTTGCCAACAATCCGTCATTGGTTCAAACCCTTGGCGAAGCAGGCCGCCAACGCGTTCTCTCCGAATTCAATTGGCCAAACAAAATCAACCAGATCCTCAACCTATATCAATCTTTAATGACAGATCAAAGATAG
- a CDS encoding superoxide dismutase, which translates to MAFELPELPYALNALEPAIDAKTMEIHHGKHHAAYVANLNAALEGITAPECICELISNLDNIPDAKRTAVINNGGGHANHSLFWTILAPKGQGGEPSAELKAAIDKSFGSMDAFKELFAKAAATRFGSGWAWLCGCSSGLCICSTPNQNNPRMGEYANATWLSECGCKDGDCRCVPILGLDVWEHAYYLNYQNRRPDYIKSFFDVVNWNEVSRRFAEAK; encoded by the coding sequence ATGGCTTTTGAACTGCCTGAATTACCGTACGCATTGAATGCGTTGGAACCTGCGATTGATGCGAAGACGATGGAGATCCATCATGGGAAGCATCATGCGGCTTATGTTGCAAATTTAAACGCGGCGTTAGAGGGGATTACGGCGCCAGAGTGTATCTGTGAATTGATCAGCAATCTGGATAATATTCCGGACGCGAAGCGGACGGCGGTGATTAACAACGGCGGGGGTCATGCGAACCACTCGTTGTTCTGGACGATATTGGCGCCGAAGGGTCAGGGCGGCGAGCCGTCGGCTGAGCTGAAGGCTGCGATTGACAAATCGTTTGGTTCGATGGATGCGTTCAAAGAGCTGTTCGCGAAGGCTGCGGCAACGCGTTTTGGGAGTGGCTGGGCCTGGTTGTGTGGCTGCAGCAGCGGGTTGTGTATTTGTTCGACACCCAATCAGAACAATCCTCGGATGGGTGAATATGCGAACGCAACGTGGCTGTCTGAGTGTGGGTGCAAAGATGGCGATTGCCGCTGCGTACCTATCCTTGGGTTAGACGTATGGGAGCATGCTTATTACCTGAACTACCAGAACCGCCGCCCGGACTACATCAAGTCATTCTTTGATGTGGTGAACTGGAACGAGGTTTCAAGGCGCTTTGCGGAAGCGAAGTAA
- a CDS encoding sigma-70 family RNA polymerase sigma factor: protein MVTRITRKDIQEKDAQNVPKTSTPNVTLEYEVPHRLEFTPGRRTIGPDEEQTIRYIFINKYEYIDNELFKHKPSIAEKKIFVDAPSIELPDTSWYHPVMDNFVSDSRVNKNVGTVLLTGEEERILFIQFNYCRLRVCKIRDKLKKNLDKPIKTETAVELLEWHNRAEALRDQIAQTNLALVLAMAKRTRMSEVDFADLVSEGNMALLRAVDKFDAARGFKFSTYACRAILKAFSRSGVKLSKYRQLFPTAFDPALERSNFQEEKNASHEMDCVDEVHKILEDNRAELSDIEVEVIKHRFGIDKQPIGDEEPKGMTLEQVGKVIGVTKERVRQIQNKALVKIRSSLETDFLE, encoded by the coding sequence ATGGTTACTCGTATTACGCGCAAAGACATCCAGGAAAAAGACGCACAGAACGTTCCTAAAACCTCAACACCAAACGTTACACTCGAATATGAGGTGCCGCATCGACTCGAATTCACACCCGGCCGTCGAACCATCGGCCCCGATGAAGAGCAAACCATCCGGTATATCTTTATCAATAAATACGAATACATCGATAACGAACTCTTTAAACACAAACCCAGCATTGCTGAAAAGAAAATCTTTGTCGACGCGCCATCCATCGAACTCCCCGATACAAGCTGGTACCACCCCGTCATGGACAACTTCGTCTCTGACAGTCGTGTAAACAAAAACGTTGGCACTGTCCTCCTCACCGGTGAAGAAGAACGTATCCTCTTCATTCAGTTCAACTACTGTCGGCTTCGTGTTTGCAAAATCCGTGACAAACTCAAAAAAAATCTCGATAAACCCATCAAAACAGAAACCGCTGTCGAACTCCTCGAATGGCACAACCGCGCCGAAGCCCTCCGAGATCAAATCGCGCAAACAAACCTCGCGCTTGTTCTCGCGATGGCCAAGCGCACCCGCATGAGTGAAGTCGATTTCGCCGACCTTGTCTCCGAAGGCAACATGGCTCTCCTCCGCGCTGTCGATAAATTCGACGCCGCACGCGGCTTCAAATTCTCCACCTATGCTTGCCGTGCCATCCTCAAAGCATTCTCGCGTTCTGGCGTTAAACTCTCCAAATACCGCCAACTCTTCCCCACAGCCTTCGACCCAGCACTCGAACGCTCTAACTTTCAGGAAGAAAAGAACGCCTCTCACGAAATGGATTGCGTCGACGAGGTTCACAAAATCCTTGAGGATAACCGCGCCGAACTCTCCGACATCGAAGTCGAAGTCATCAAGCATCGTTTCGGTATCGATAAACAACCCATAGGCGACGAAGAGCCCAAAGGTATGACCCTCGAGCAAGTCGGTAAGGTCATCGGCGTGACCAAAGAACGTGTCCGCCAAATTCAAAACAAAGCCCTCGTAAAAATCCGCTCATCACTCGAAACCGACTTCCTTGAGTAA
- a CDS encoding deoxycytidylate deaminase codes for MSEPRPDWDTYFLTLAKEVAKRSPDPSTKHGCVIVDTDKRVVSTGYNGPVSGLPNELVPLTRPEKYDWFIHAEDNAVAFARCNLSGATAYVTGQPCAPCFRRLLQVGITRIVFGAVQSACINDNETEACKVMAKNKHVEVVCLDQ; via the coding sequence ATGAGCGAACCAAGACCCGACTGGGATACCTATTTTTTAACCCTCGCCAAAGAAGTAGCCAAACGCTCACCCGATCCCTCAACCAAGCACGGCTGCGTCATCGTCGATACCGACAAACGCGTCGTCTCCACCGGTTACAACGGCCCCGTTTCCGGCCTTCCCAATGAGCTCGTCCCACTCACACGCCCCGAAAAATACGACTGGTTCATACACGCCGAAGATAACGCCGTAGCTTTCGCACGTTGCAACCTCTCCGGCGCTACCGCCTACGTCACCGGCCAGCCCTGTGCCCCATGCTTTCGCCGCCTCCTCCAAGTTGGCATCACCCGCATTGTCTTCGGTGCCGTCCAGTCCGCATGCATCAACGACAACGAAACCGAAGCATGCAAAGTCATGGCCAAAAACAAACACGTCGAAGTCGTCTGTCTCGACCAATAA